One Desulfovibrio legallii DNA window includes the following coding sequences:
- the arsM gene encoding arsenite methyltransferase, which produces MTMDSTQKEEMRAKVRQGYAGIALGSTQSCCGSGQGCCSSANAGTLAASLGYSEDDINDLPEGVNMGLSCGNPLALASLKEGDVVLDLGSGGGFDVFQAGPRVGKSGRVIGVDMTAEMLHKARNACVWYREHSGLDNVEFRLGEIEHLPVADNSVDVVLSNCVINLSPDKPQVWKEIFRVLRSGGKVSVSDIVLLEELPENVMDSVAALVGCISGAILLEETKNILKECGFIHISLDKKSGYIEAMESGDDPLYAKIRQSLPPEKTLHDVMTSAIVSAQKP; this is translated from the coding sequence CACGCAATCATGTTGTGGAAGTGGGCAAGGCTGTTGCTCAAGCGCCAATGCGGGAACCTTGGCCGCAAGTCTGGGATATTCGGAAGACGACATTAACGACTTGCCGGAAGGCGTCAATATGGGCCTTTCCTGCGGCAATCCCTTGGCCCTGGCCTCTCTGAAAGAAGGGGACGTGGTTCTGGACCTGGGATCGGGCGGCGGCTTCGATGTGTTTCAGGCAGGCCCGCGAGTCGGGAAATCCGGCCGGGTCATCGGCGTGGATATGACGGCGGAAATGCTTCACAAGGCGCGGAACGCCTGCGTATGGTATCGGGAACATTCCGGTCTTGATAACGTCGAGTTTCGCTTGGGTGAAATCGAACATTTGCCGGTGGCCGACAACTCCGTGGATGTGGTTCTGTCAAATTGCGTAATCAACCTTTCCCCCGACAAGCCGCAAGTCTGGAAGGAAATTTTCCGTGTGTTGCGGTCCGGCGGCAAGGTTTCCGTATCTGATATTGTGCTGCTGGAAGAACTCCCGGAAAACGTGATGGATTCCGTTGCGGCCCTGGTCGGTTGCATATCCGGGGCCATTCTCTTGGAAGAAACGAAAAACATTCTTAAGGAATGCGGCTTTATTCATATCTCTTTGGATAAGAAGTCCGGCTACATCGAAGCTATGGAATCGGGCGACGATCCTCTGTACGCGAAAATCCGTCAATCGCTTCCCCCGGAAAAGACGCTCCACGATGTTATGACCAGCGCCATCGTTTCCGCGCAAAAACCATAG